The region TTCCAGAGGCCGCGGGTGCGCAGGTAATCCTCCAGCCAGTCCCGGTGCTCATCGCAGGCAAGCCAGGCCTTGCGGCGTTCCGGGGTATGGATGCGGGGGTTGTTCCACAGCAGCTGCCAGCTCGCGTTGAGCCGGCACGCCTTCCGGGAGCACACCGGGGTCCCGGCGCCGGCGTCCGGGGTGCCGGAGAGGGAATCGAGGAGGTTCATGCTGGGGGATCAGGCCTTGTCTTCGTCGTCATTGATGTTGTCGTCATTGTCTACGATTTCGCCCGACAACACAGTGGTTTCGGGGCTTTCACCGGGTTCTTCGGCCGCCCGCGGAGCGTCCAGCGCAGTGGCCGGCGGACGCTCTATCATCGCATCAGAGCCGGTCATAAGCCGGGTATCCGAGCCTCCGTTGGCGATGACGACCGCGAAGTAGGGGAGCACCACCGCTCCGGCAATCACCACCCACAACAACCAGCCGTGCACGAAGAACATCAGGAACAGGCAGACCACACGGATACCCATGGACACGCTGTACTTGATCATGCGGGCGCGCATTTCGTCCGTGTGCGGGCTGGGCGCGTCAGTGATTCTGGGGACGCTGTCCCGGCGGTTTGTG is a window of Arthrobacter sp. zg-Y1171 DNA encoding:
- a CDS encoding DUF3099 domain-containing protein, which translates into the protein MARDTNRRDSVPRITDAPSPHTDEMRARMIKYSVSMGIRVVCLFLMFFVHGWLLWVVIAGAVVLPYFAVVIANGGSDTRLMTGSDAMIERPPATALDAPRAAEEPGESPETTVLSGEIVDNDDNINDDEDKA